The DNA segment AAGACCACGAGAGGCCCCGATTACGAGGACTGACTGGGGCTGAAATGCCTTATTATCAGCATCAGGGCCGCTTGCCGACGACAGTAGCGAAACAAGATCGATGGCATCCGTGGGAGACGACCTACAGGCATGGAGGTTTTGTATCTGTAGCGTGATTTGTATTCGGAGGATGTTTTAGCGATAACGTAGTATTCAAATTCTAAGCACGGGAAGTTGTGAACAGGATTGTTATTTATCATGCTCTGTTACACTTCCGACAACTTCAGCTTTTATGACGTAAAAAACTCATGACGGGATATGACTAAATTAGAAGACGTGCCTCGTGGAAGGTGGAGGGTAGCCATTGGTTCTCAAGCATGGCACCAATACAAAATACATATCCGTGAGGACGATCAACAGCAAAAAACTATTTCAAGTAATCCCTCTTTCCAGCCATGTCCTTCTTTAGGTTTTAACACTCATATTTCATTAAAATAGAATCTGGGAGATAACATTCTGTAGAAACATTATACCAAAAATTTGACCCAAAAGTCGACAAGGATAATAAGATGGTTTAGTACTTATCGAACGCGCAAAGGTCGTCTTTCATTCACCAAACCAGCTTTTAAACACATAATGCTGTTACCAGCCAAATAATGCTATTTATGCCTTACATGCTAATGTTGACCACCTTTCGTTATGAGTATTTATATATCTATTATTTGACTCGTTGATTTGTTATTTCTTCTCACTATACATCCCAACCGCCAACGGGTTCTTGCTTATCGAGGGAAGCCCATAGCAGCACCCGAAGCACCAGTGGCACGGGTGTCACCGGCTCCTCGAGAAGGGTTCATGTTGAGCTTGTAACTGTGTTTGAAGTCACTCTTGTGCATCTTGCCATTTTGAAGTATGATCATGATAGCAGCCCTGACAGTCTTCAGGTCAGCTTCGCCGCATATACGTACGCGGGATCAACTCACTCCACAGACTTGTCCTTCACATTCTTCTCGTCACCAAAGAAAACATTTTCGATTTCTTGTTTAGAGATCTCCCCCAAGGAGCCAGTGTGGCCAGAAGTAGCAGACTTGTACTATTAAACATTATACAAGTCAGTCACAATCATTAAATCTCCTTCGTAACCTCATTAAGTCATGTGACCCGTGAAGTAATCATATCAAGAAAGATACTCACAATCGAGAACTGACCGATAAATCGGGAAAGAGCAATGTCCTTGGCACCATCCTTCCATCGCTCGTACTGAAACAAGATCGTCAGCATGGGAAACTCGGCGAATGACATTGCCAGTCATAGTGACAATGCGGAGGTGAAATGAGACTCACATCGGCGACATCATCAACGAAGACCATGTATTCATCGGCATACTCGCTAGAAAAAGGGGCACAATCTATTAATCGTGGGACCTGATGGAATGAGTGCTGAATGGGACTCACTTAGGCTTGTAAACGACAGCAACGGCGACGCTGGACATTGTGTGGGATGTGTGTGGTTCGGTTGTCGTAGAAATGTGTGGTCTTTAATGGAGATGAATTGAATTGGTTGTAATGGAgtggatgaaggagaaagaaaggaGGATGTGTATCGAAAGGGGTTTTTATAGTTGGAATCGGCCCCTTCTGGCTCTGACGAGGGGGGGCATAAGCGTGATCACCCGGCTCTACCGGTCATTATCTAAGTCAGCAGATGATGTCATATCCGGTCTATGAGCGGCCTCATCCGTCATCCTGTCCGGTTGCTTCTATTAATTAATTAATTAactttcttctttcacctAAATGACACATTTTGATTCTGCTAATAGTACGAGTACGAGTCTATTAGTAATATTAACTACCCTTATTCACAACAAGATCCGCCGGCTCCGTCCGTCAACGAAAGCAATATGAACCACATGCAGTGAGCATGGCTTTCTGTCATTGCGATATCACTGTACATAATATGATTTCAACTGGAACGTTAGATTCATGAAGCACTGGATGTGGAGCCACAGTACTAAATCTCTTCATGCACACATATAGAGAAACGCTATCATTCGAATCTTGTACAAGTGATGGACATCCGTCAGACATGTATTACAATCAACAAAAAGTTTCCAAGTCAAGATCCAAATAATGCCCAGTGCCACTGATCACCTATTTTTGTGAGTGGACTATCATACTGCGCTCGCTTTCATCGTAAACGTCTTAACTTCAGACTCGCACACTGGTTGTGACAGCGCCAGCAACCTTAAGAGACTTCTCAGGCATGTTAGGCAACTTCCTTAGAGGATCTGTCAACAAAAACATAACTCTGGTTCCTCAACTGTTCCTCAGTTTCCCTCCTAACGTAGAGCTGCATTCTCACCCGATGATTCCTTATCTCTGCCAACCTTCTCGAGATAAGTGTCTCTGGTTCGGAATACCAGTTATCAACGACTTGTAGTTGAGCAACTTGAGGTATGGCAAACATAAAGGTTACCGTGACGAcaatgaagatgaaagatGCGAGAATAGCCAAAGGTCTTAGCCTTCTGGGCATGTGAAGCAAGGCAATGTAATCAAGAGCGAGGGGACTAGGCTCTGAGGGGCTGTAAATCGGCTGACCATTGAGGTTGATGGTAGGTAGGCGGCTTTTACTTCCTTGATGCTATCGAGGGGCGTTAACAGCAGATCTCAAGCATGTGATAACAAGCGACTTGCTTTAGTATTCTTGTTTGTATGGGGTCTTGCTAGAGGGGATCCGGTACGCCCATAAATCTCGTAGTCTAGAAAACTAACTGGCTTTGAAGGAGAAAGTAAATGACAAGAATAATTTTTAGAAAGCATGGAGATGGTAGGGGTTTGTGGACATTGGGGAGGAGACAAATAACAGGTCTCTGGATCCCGCCAGTAACCTCTTGCGTTATTCTGGGGTTTCCCAATGGGCGAGGGAAGACCAATGTGAATAGGCCCTACGCTTCTTGTGTCTTTTGTGGGGCTTTCTAAGGAGCTATAACGATTGTTGGGTAGCTTTCTGTCGTTGTCAGATGGGGGATTGAGGAATGGTGAAGATGGTAAATAGTATATGGTTGGCGTGCTGTGTGTTCCTCGACCATGCGGTGGTATGGACTGTACGTTATGAAGCAGCAAGATTTTTCGTTAGCAATCTTATCTACGACAACCATGTTGGAAATGACTTGACTCACCATTATGTTCTAATCTCTGTTTTATCTATACAGCCGAAACAATTTGATACTTACTTTGGCTTAGCTTCACTTGACAGGATAAAAAAAGGAAATGCTGTCTGGCTGTCTCATCATGAACATTTTATATGGAAAGTCCCGGGTGTCCATATTTAGTGGTGGTGTCTTATTATAACCCATATTGCAGCCTGCCTGGCTGCTATTATTTTCTACTACCATTCACAGAGCACATGCCATATGACTATATGGCTGATGTCTTAATGACACTTTCTCGATATTCCCATCCCTCTTAATCCCTTCATATGTTTTAAATCTTCAGGACTCCTTACCTGTCAGTTGTACGCTCAGCTTCAGCATGCGGTTTGCTGCTCCATTTCGCTTCCCCCTTTTTCGGTCCCGATTCCTGAGTTTATCTGCCCTGTCGATCATTATTTTTTAAAGGGTATCTTGTCCCCTTATCGGCATCCGAATTCGAAATGCCGGAAGCATGGACAAATAATAGTAAGTGTAAGAAGGCATCAGCTGACCAAAATGATGATCCGAGAGGGACCGGTGATATCGAACCAACAAGCAAGGGACGCTTTTTTGGTCTTTACGGATGACGCCTGAACTTTCAGATCTTGCGCAACACCCTCACTGCGCACAACCACCCAAGATCGACGACACTACGTAGCAAACCATGAATCACAGATACAGTTGAGCGGCTTATCATCTCGTGGGGAATAGGTGTGCGAAAGAATCATCATTCACATGTTTTGGTACGCAGTAAAAAAATACCACGTAACGTTTGATGATATGATGGGCATCGTGCACGACAAACATCATACATTCGAGGAGGAGCCAATAAATACCAATGATAGCAAATGATTGAACGGGAATCAGAATAAAGAAGGAACAGAAGTGAAGTATTCGAAGTCGGTTAGTAGATGGGGTTAATTGGTGAGATCAGAGATGAAGGCGCGATGTAATCGTAATGAGACTGCGCAACATTTTGTACCCACATCTCAGATGTCAAATTTCAGAAACCATCTTGCCGGGACGTTGCTCTCATCATTTCTATTCATCAGCTAACAGGTATCAAGTACATTGTTACTGATGATTGCCAAAGATTATGTGTTGTGTGCCTGAACCCAAAAATTTATGTCGCCTGTTATCTATTGCCTGTACCAGGAAAGCTGGGCATTTGATTGAAGCGTTTACTATAGCTGCAGGAAAAGGCGTAAGCGTGCTCTAAGCATCGTCAATATATGCTGACAAAAGAGTAAGCAACGCAACAAGACAATTATGTTAGCTGAGACTGAATGACCCCTCTCCGCTGTCCCTATGTGTGCGCTCCTCTATGCATGTTTTGAGAAAGATCGAAAGCAAACACTTTAGACTTCAACGACGTCCAACTCTCccatttcctcttcctctccctcctgCTTGGCTGCACCCTTGACGAGCTCTTCGATATGGTCCTCCTTAGTATCCCTACCTTCGTCACGTTGTAAGAGACCAACAAGTCGCTCAATAGAGTCCTTGATCTACCAATTTTGTCAGTTCATGAATGCAGTGTTGATGAGAGTCTGTCCGCTTACCTGCTGGTCGGTCTCAACCTTATGGTGTTCTCGAACGACGTAGTAAGCACCTCGGTTTCGAAGGGCTTCTCGGCCAGTGAACGCTTAAGGATACGCTCAGTGGCTATCACGAAAGAATCGATGAGATTACTTACTGGTAGCAAGCAAAAGCAAAATTTCGACACACATCATACGGAGTACTGTGTCCCTCTCTCGTTCCTTCTCCGGAGGAAGGAATTGCAGAGTAGGGGGGAGCTTCTCCATTTCCTGATGGCGGAAAACATCAGCATTCAACTTTTAGGCATCACTGTTGAAGACGCACATCAATGTCATATTCTTCAGGACCCATGAGAGGGGCCAAAACCCAAGGCAAAACATCAACACCCTTGATCATTCGCGTGGGATCTGAGGGCAACTTGACTCGGTCCTCTAAATTGATGATTGGCACTACATCCAATCCAGAAAAAAAATATCTCACCTTCCCTAGCCAACAGCCAACCCATACTGGCCCGGTCAATCGCACAGTTCTTGATACATCCTAGGGCACCACCTCGCCTGATAGTATCAGGGTGACCTGTATAGACAACAATTTTTGATAAGAGGGGCTCATCGTCTTCTGAAGGTGTGGCCTCAGCGGGTTGCGGAAAGGGAGGACGGGGAGTGAGGAGAAGTTGCCTGGTAGCAGGGGCCATTGAAATGTTGGCAAAGACTGAAGCCAAAAAGTTACAGTCACCCTTACGTTTACCGGTACCCTCTTTCACACCATCAGAAGCACCATCCTCAAATGCTTGCACCAATGCTCGAATGGCTTCGATCGCCCTTTCAGGTTCTTGACCGGCCTCAGTATTGGCAAGACCGATTGTGGGGTCACGGAAATCGGGGTGGATTGTGGATGATGCTGATCCGGAAGCGGGAAGGAAGTATGGCGGGTAGTGCTTAGATTTGGGGAGGGGGATTATGGGGATGGTGAGGTTGGCAAGGTTGGAGATCAAAGAAGGGTGAGAAGTGATGTTGGACAACAACATGGAAGTAAGgggagaaagaggggaAGTGGTGTTCTAGAGAATAATAAGCATCCCGCTGAGCAGCTGCTAATACTCTCCACTCACGGCAGTGTACGAAACAAGCCAGACAAGGAATTCTTTATCGACGATGTGTCGGGCCACAGCAAGATTATCCGAAAGGTTGATTAAAGCAGAAAGGGCATCGTGTGCGATGGGCTGACCAACACATGATCAGAAGGCTGAAAGCTTCCAGCAAAATGAATAAAACCTACCGCTTGGTCCATACACAGGTATGTCAGGTCCTTCAAGGCCTTAACCTTCATTTCGTCCTCATCTGACCCATCTTTCCTTTTGTTGGGTACGAGTCCGCCGCCGCCGGTAGTAATGTTGCCAGCAAAAGTAGaggggatgaagatggtTCGGTTGGTTGAGTTCTTGGGAGTGTGGCCTACAAGATTTTGGAGAGCTAGATGCCTAGCTGAGGGATTAGGAGAGTCGAGAAACTGGAAGAGCTCCGTAAGGGAAGCCATTGTGGAGGCGTATAGATGAGGGTAAAAGTGTGGAATGTATCAGAAATTAGTTTTTATTCTCTGTAATGACGATCCGGCGGACGTAAAATTCCCACGGTTGTCTCTGAACTTATGTTGGTTTCTTTCTCGTTTGCGTGAATTGTCGGTTTGAGCTATCTGCTGCTATTTGTATTAACCGCTATTCACTTTTCATCTATAACCTATCAACCATAGCTACGGTCTCACAGGATAGCTGCCCGCCGTATAATACATTATACTGTCCCACACTCGTCAATCAATTCTTTCACCACCTCTAGGCGCCGCAAATCCTCTACCATGCTCTCCACCTTCCGAACCGGTGTCAAGGATATTGAACTCGCCAACCCTCCCACGGACTCAATCTCTAGCATCGAGTTCTCTCCTACAACCGATATACTTGCGGTTGCGAGCTGGGACAATAATGTGGGTTGAGCAGCTGGTCAATTGATTTTGCGGGTTTACTGATGCTGATTTTCTGAATTTCAGGTGCGGTTATACGACGTGAACTCGCAAGGGCAGAACCAAGGGAAGGCGATGTACTCTCATCAGGGCCCTGTGCTTGATTTGACTTGGTCAGCAGTATGTTGCTTCCTATACAGCCGCTTTATG comes from the Cryptococcus gattii WM276 chromosome M, complete sequence genome and includes:
- a CDS encoding Hypothetical Protein (Similar to TIGR gene model, INSD accession AAW46903.1), with the protein product MSSVAVAVVYKPNEYADEYMVFVDDVADYERWKDGAKDIALSRFIGQFSIYKSATSGHTGSLGEISKQEIENVFFGDEKNVKDKSVEAAIMIILQNGKMHKSDFKHSYKLNMNPSRGAGDTRATGASGAAMGFPR
- a CDS encoding Cytoplasm protein, putative (Similar to TIGR gene model, INSD accession AAW46901.1), whose translation is MASLTELFQFLDSPNPSARHLALQNLVGHTPKNSTNRTIFIPSTFAGNITTGGGGLVPNKRKDGSDEDEMKVKALKDLTYLCMDQAPIAHDALSALINLSDNLAVARHIVDKEFLVWLVSYTANTTSPLSPLTSMLLSNITSHPSLISNLANLTIPIIPLPKSKHYPPYFLPASGSASSTIHPDFRDPTIGLANTEAGQEPERAIEAIRALVQAFEDGASDGVKEGTGKRKGDCNFLASVFANISMAPATRQLLLTPRPPFPQPAEATPSEDDEPLLSKIVVYTGHPDTIRRGGALGCIKNCAIDRASMGWLLAREEDRVKLPSDPTRMIKGVDVLPWVLAPLMGPEEYDIDEMEKLPPTLQFLPPEKERERDTVLRMMCVEILLLLATTFTGREALRNRGAYYVVREHHKVETDQQIKDSIERLVGLLQRDEGRDTKEDHIEELVKGAAKQEGEEEEMGELDVVEV